The Cydia amplana chromosome 11, ilCydAmpl1.1, whole genome shotgun sequence genome includes a region encoding these proteins:
- the LOC134652240 gene encoding trimethylguanosine synthase-like, with the protein MNQQRKRQLKNKIISKALQQAQLQTLLEHELVAETPIAGESSNLKAVGNTNIALQKCNIQRPKDFALMPPELQEDPTMWKYWKKRKYFFSRYDEGIKLDKESWYSVTPEPIARQIAERRQYDLIMDPFCGAGGNTIQFAKTCGLKVLAIDIDSNKVEMARHNSTIYGVEDRIEFIVGDFFEMAKLAPFLKADMVFLSPPWGGPNYVKDKPFDIETLEPRPATELVRAARKISSSVTLYLPRNSNRDQIQSLADENDIVEIKEMMGGRTGQGKSFQALVVYYIFCNDPVPSQMVV; encoded by the exons ACTCTATTGGAACATGAATTGGTCGCGGAAACTCCTATTGCTGGTGAATCATCGAATCTTAAAGCAG TGGGCAATACAAACATCGCATTACAAAAATGCAACATACAAAGACCAAAAGACTTCGCATTAATGCCGCCTGAATTGCAAGAAGACCCGACTATGTGGAAATATTGGAAAAAACGAAAGTACTTTTTCTCCAG GTATGATGAGGGCATCAAATTAGATAAAGAGAGCTGGTACAGCGTAACACCGGAACCTATCGCAAGGCAGATTGCAGAGAGGCGTCAATACGATTTAATTATGGATCCTTTTTGTGGCGCTGGCGGCAATACTATTCAATTCGCAAAAACTTGTGGACTAAAAG TTCTAGCCATTGACATAGACTCGAACAAGGTAGAAATGGCTCGACACAATTCCACAATATATGGCGTGGAGGATCGGATTGAGTTCATCGTTGGTGATTTTTTTGAAATGGCCAAATTGGCGCCCTTCCTGAAAGCTGACATGGTCTTTTTAAGCCCACCGTGGGGCGGCCCCAACTAtgtaaag GATAAACCCTTTGACATAGAGACACTAGAACCCCGTCCGGCAACAGAACTGGTGAGAGCGGCTCGAAAAATCAGCTCTTCAGTCACTTTGTACCTACCCCGAAATTCTAACAGAGACCAG ATCCAATCCCTTGCTGACGAAAACGATATTGTGGAAATAAAGGAAATGATGGGAGGACGTACGGGACAAGGAAAAAGTTTTCAGGCTTTAGttgtttattacattttttgtaaTGATCCGGTTCCCTCACAGATGGTGGTTTAA